The following proteins are co-located in the Macaca thibetana thibetana isolate TM-01 chromosome 6, ASM2454274v1, whole genome shotgun sequence genome:
- the CD14 gene encoding monocyte differentiation antigen CD14: MERASCLLLLLLPLVHVSATTPEPCELDDEDFRCVCNFSEPHPDWSEAFQCVSAVEVEIRVGGLSLEPFLTRVDPDADPRQYADTVKALRVRRLTVGAAQVPAQLLVGALRVLAYSRLQELTLEDLEITGTMPPLPLEATGLALSSLRLRNVSWATGRSWLAELQQWLKPGLKVLSIAQAHSPAFSCEQVRAFPALTSLDLSDNPGLGERGLIAALCPHKFPALQNLALRNTGMETPTGVCAALAAAGVQPHSLDLSHNSLRATANPSAPRCMWSSALNSLNLSFAGLEQVPKGLPAKLRVLDLSCNRLNRRPRPDELPQVDNLALDGNPFLVPGTALPQEGSMNSGVVPACARSTLSVGVSGTLVLLQGARGFA; encoded by the exons ATG GAGCGCGCATCCTgcttgttgctgctgctgctgccgctggtGCACGTCTCTGCGACCACGCCAGAACCTTGTGAGCTGGACGATGAAGATTTCCGCTGCGTCTGCAACTTCTCCGAACCTCATCCCGACTGGTCCGAAGCTTTCCAGTGTGTTTCTGCAGTCGAGGTGGAGATCCGTGTCGGCGGTCTCAGCCTAGAGCCGTTTCTAACGCGCGTCGATCCCGACGCCGACCCGCGGCAGTATGCTGACACGGTCAAGGCTCTCCGCGTGCGGCGGCTCACAGTAGGAGCCGCACAGGTTCCTGCTCAGCTACTGGTAGGCGCCTTGCGTGTACTAGCGTACTCCCGCCTCCAGGAACTGACGCTCGAGGACCTAGAGATAACCGGCACCATGCCTCCCCTGCCTCTGGAAGCCACAGGGCTTGCACTCTCCAGCTTGCGCCTACGCAACGTGTCGTGGGCGACAGGGCGTTCCTGGCTCGCCGAGCTGCAGCAGTGGCTCAAGCCAGGCCTCAAGGTACTGAGCATTGCCCAAGCACACTCGCCTGCCTTTTCCTGCGAACAGGTCCGCGCTTTCCCGGCCCTCACCAGCCTAGACCTGTCTGACAATCCTGGACTGGGCGAACGCGGACTGATCGCGGCTCTCTGTCCCCACAAGTTCCCGGCCCTCCAGAATCTAGCGCTGCGCAACACAGGAATGGAGACGCCCACAGGCGTGTGCGCTGCACTGGCGGCGGCAGGTGTGCAGCCCCACAGCCTAGACCTCAGCCACAACTCGCTGCGCGCCACCGCAAACCCTAGCGCTCCGAGATGTATGTGGTCCAGCGCCCTAAACTCCCTCAATCTGTCGTTCGCTGGGCTGGAACAGGTGCCTAAAGGACTGCCGGCCAAGCTCAGAGTGCTCGATCTCAGCTGCAACAGACTGAACAGGAGACCGCGGCCTGACGAGCTGCCCCAGGTGGATAACCTGGCACTGGACGGAAATCCCTTCCTGGTCCCTGGAACTGCCCTCCCCCAAGAGGGCTCAATGAACTCCGGCGTGGTCCCAGCCTGTGCACGTTCGACCCTGTCGGTGGGGGTGTCGGGAACCCTGGTGCTGCTCCAAGGGGCCCGGGGCTTTGCCTAA